A single genomic interval of Mucilaginibacter boryungensis harbors:
- a CDS encoding Gfo/Idh/MocA family protein: MSSHLYNRRKFIQTGALATMGAGLSMNVFGKQLTSLYDTSAAPGTSGYLESGRVGIIGLDTSHVVAFAKSLNAPNVRPELAGFKVVAAFPEGTKDIAYGLSRKPQFIAEIKGMGIELVDSIDDLLKKVDVVLLESNDGRVHLKQLIPVLKAGKRVFVDKPISNSLEGGIEIFKAAKKYNIPVFSSSSLRFAPQVQALANGKLGKVLGADTYSPAHLEKTHPDLFWYGIHGVEILYTLMGAGCKSVTRTSVADTEVVVGTWADNRVGVFRGLRSGKPNYGGTAFCENGIESIAPYAGYEDLLIEIVKYFRTGEVPVKPEVTLEMLAFMEAADVSKKNGGVPTDLQMINVKL; encoded by the coding sequence ATGTCATCACATTTATACAATCGGAGAAAGTTTATACAAACAGGGGCATTGGCTACCATGGGCGCCGGTCTGTCGATGAATGTTTTTGGAAAACAGCTGACCAGTTTATATGATACTTCGGCGGCCCCCGGTACTTCGGGCTACCTGGAAAGCGGTAGGGTAGGGATCATCGGGTTGGATACATCGCATGTGGTGGCGTTTGCAAAATCATTGAATGCACCCAACGTCAGGCCCGAACTTGCCGGCTTTAAAGTGGTGGCGGCTTTCCCCGAAGGCACTAAAGATATTGCCTACGGCCTAAGCAGAAAACCCCAGTTTATAGCCGAAATAAAAGGCATGGGGATTGAACTGGTGGATTCCATTGACGATCTTTTGAAGAAGGTAGATGTGGTGCTGTTGGAAAGCAACGACGGCCGTGTGCATTTAAAACAACTAATACCTGTTTTAAAGGCCGGTAAAAGAGTGTTTGTTGATAAACCCATATCAAACTCGCTGGAAGGCGGTATTGAGATATTTAAAGCGGCGAAGAAATATAATATCCCGGTTTTTTCGTCATCATCATTACGGTTTGCACCGCAAGTGCAGGCTTTGGCCAATGGCAAACTGGGTAAAGTATTAGGCGCCGATACCTATAGCCCGGCACACCTGGAAAAAACACACCCCGATCTTTTTTGGTACGGCATTCACGGGGTTGAGATATTGTATACGCTAATGGGTGCGGGCTGTAAAAGCGTAACCCGCACATCGGTTGCGGATACTGAGGTTGTGGTGGGTACCTGGGCCGATAACCGGGTAGGGGTGTTCCGCGGCCTAAGGTCGGGTAAACCTAATTACGGCGGCACCGCGTTTTGTGAAAATGGTATTGAAAGTATAGCGCCGTATGCCGGATATGAAGACCTGCTGATAGAAATTGTAAAATATTTCCGTACAGGCGAAGTCCCGGTAAAACCTGAAGTGACACTGGAAATGCTTGCCTTTATGGAAGCAGCCGACGTAAGCAAAAAGAATGGAGGCGTACCAACCGACCTCCAGATGATTAATGTTAAACTTTAA
- a CDS encoding glucosamine-6-phosphate deaminase — protein sequence MSTVLKGLQADSLNIKIFESNDEMGKAGAALVAEQIRLLLKTQPFVNIIFAAAPSQSRFLASLITHDIAWSKINAFHMDEYIGLPADAPESFGAFLKNSLFGKVPFHTVNYLNGNADDKEQECLRYTQLLEANPTDIVCMGIGENGHLAFNDPPVADFNDPMKVKVVALDDACRQQQVNDDCFADFADVPENALTLTIPALMSAKYIYCFVPGERKAEAVSNTLKQQIIEKYPSTILREHPNAILFLDKLSSAMI from the coding sequence ATGTCTACAGTACTAAAAGGTTTGCAGGCCGATAGCCTGAATATTAAAATTTTTGAAAGCAATGATGAAATGGGCAAGGCTGGTGCTGCACTGGTGGCCGAACAAATACGTTTATTACTAAAAACACAACCTTTTGTAAATATCATTTTTGCAGCCGCACCTTCTCAAAGCAGGTTTTTGGCAAGTTTAATTACGCACGATATAGCATGGTCTAAAATTAACGCGTTCCACATGGACGAATATATTGGCCTGCCCGCTGATGCGCCGGAATCGTTCGGCGCTTTTTTGAAAAACAGCTTGTTTGGCAAGGTTCCCTTCCATACGGTAAATTACCTGAACGGAAACGCGGACGATAAGGAGCAGGAATGTTTAAGATATACACAATTACTTGAAGCCAACCCAACCGATATAGTATGTATGGGTATTGGCGAGAACGGACACCTGGCATTCAATGATCCGCCCGTTGCCGATTTTAATGACCCCATGAAAGTAAAAGTTGTAGCGCTGGATGATGCGTGCCGCCAGCAACAGGTGAATGACGATTGTTTTGCAGATTTTGCCGATGTGCCTGAAAACGCACTTACACTAACCATACCTGCTTTAATGAGCGCCAAATATATTTATTGTTTTGTGCCGGGCGAACGAAAGGCTGAAGCGGTTAGCAATACCTTGAAACAGCAAATAATAGAAAAATATCCGTCAACCATATTAAGGGAACATCCAAATGCCATACTGTTTCTAGACAAATTAAGCAGCGCGATGATTTAA
- a CDS encoding Nramp family divalent metal transporter yields the protein MEKFKNWIRTLGPGIITAALVFGPSKMTIATKLGAAYGFDMLWLIVVAIFFMVVFTAMAARIGTAKQESLLSLISQKWGKVPGFLVGFGIFLVTACFQAGNSIGIGIALGELTHTPTTPWIVLFTIIGISLLFFQSFYKVLEKVMISLVTLMLVAFLTTMFILQPHPVAIAKGFIPSVPAGSSKLIIAFVASTFSIVAAFYQAYLIQYRLKAGKVKSGSGSGSFTGILILGIMAAIIVICAASVLHPMGIAVKSASDMAKSLEPLFGRHAAILFLMGLFGGSFSALLGNATVGGTLFADALGYGKDLNSKYVKLLIATVMVIGCLVAVIFGSLPLELIVFTQSVTIFLVPFIGIAMYLIANDSQIMGPLVNKTWQKVSGALGILIIVALAITNIFELI from the coding sequence ATGGAAAAATTTAAAAACTGGATCAGGACGTTAGGTCCCGGAATTATTACCGCGGCACTGGTTTTTGGCCCCAGTAAAATGACCATCGCCACTAAGCTTGGCGCGGCCTATGGGTTTGATATGTTGTGGTTGATTGTGGTCGCCATTTTTTTCATGGTTGTTTTTACGGCCATGGCCGCCCGTATTGGCACGGCAAAGCAGGAATCGCTGTTAAGCCTTATCAGCCAGAAATGGGGAAAAGTACCTGGCTTTTTGGTTGGGTTCGGCATTTTTTTAGTCACTGCTTGTTTCCAGGCGGGTAATTCAATCGGTATCGGCATAGCGCTTGGCGAACTAACCCACACGCCAACTACTCCATGGATCGTATTGTTTACCATCATTGGTATCAGCCTGTTGTTCTTCCAAAGTTTTTATAAGGTGCTTGAAAAGGTAATGATATCGCTTGTCACCCTTATGCTGGTGGCCTTTTTAACCACCATGTTTATTTTACAGCCCCATCCGGTTGCTATTGCCAAAGGGTTTATCCCTTCAGTACCAGCCGGTTCAAGCAAGCTCATTATTGCGTTTGTGGCCTCAACATTTTCTATAGTAGCCGCTTTTTACCAGGCTTATCTTATTCAATACAGGCTTAAGGCGGGCAAGGTAAAAAGTGGTTCAGGCTCGGGCAGTTTTACCGGGATATTAATATTGGGTATTATGGCTGCCATTATTGTTATCTGTGCTGCATCGGTACTGCATCCTATGGGTATTGCGGTTAAAAGCGCTTCGGATATGGCCAAATCTTTAGAACCATTATTTGGGAGGCATGCAGCCATACTGTTTTTAATGGGCTTGTTTGGCGGATCGTTTTCGGCCTTGTTGGGTAATGCTACAGTAGGTGGTACCCTGTTTGCCGATGCGCTTGGTTACGGTAAAGATCTGAATTCAAAATATGTTAAACTACTAATAGCTACGGTTATGGTAATTGGCTGTTTGGTGGCGGTTATATTTGGTAGCCTTCCGCTTGAACTGATCGTATTTACCCAAAGTGTAACCATATTCCTGGTGCCATTTATTGGCATAGCCATGTATTTAATTGCTAATGATAGCCAAATAATGGGGCCGCTGGTAAATAAAACCTGGCAAAAGGTATCCGGCGCTTTAGGTATCTTAATTATTGTAGCGCTGGCTATCACCAATATTTTTGAATTGATTTAA